One region of Salvia miltiorrhiza cultivar Shanhuang (shh) chromosome 3, IMPLAD_Smil_shh, whole genome shotgun sequence genomic DNA includes:
- the LOC131018447 gene encoding putative late blight resistance protein homolog R1B-14, whose protein sequence is MAYEALDTLLQTLDHILKHGDDPVITHSVKQEILSIRIQAVVLQLNLKHYPNTETIRDAASTTHEIIEFLFSEETSTTGVRLASGLRKLAQRLESTVEDVVDYIKGSDSISSVIDSPDVSSSSRSAITRSKDDKVIGFEEDVKDIKDQLRKRSSRLQVLPIVGTGGIGKTTLAKIVYNHASVMKNFDTCAWVTISQDHSVERIVLNLLASMKGISVVRDAESDIPMETLIFEYLMGQRYLIVMDDIWSKKAWDDVKILFPDAGNGSQIIVTTRLQDVAAYVDSSNSIHTMRLLDSHQSWNLLKEKVFGYNDIPIELEDIGFKIAKNCGGLPLSIVVAAGLLSKIPIHNRDSWKQIAANSGQLETIICLSYTHLPNHSKPCLLYMAGFPEDYEIRVSELIHLWISEGFVTLSNGSKSLEEEAEDFIEDLVERSLVLVTNRKFDGKLKSCSIHDIVREFLVRQAAKEKVILSVMDYLPTPILRKHFVPRLIKGHHSISASSYDLHLKDYVHSSHIRTIICIPKKGHRSEGVVEKFSSLRVLHVLRRNNHWDWEAGQVFDLVHLSYLASNIPNSIVPSTISKLQNLQTLIIYRSDVGLPMGIWRLRQLRHLIAFSFQPLPNPEGENNPLENLQELSLATDLVCSKRMVEMIPNIKKLGICYSVGKFDADGGYRLNNLKYLCQLEKLKLEIHADFSCIELELEMRVRGDFLFRGINFPLQLRRLTLSGWRLSWSDMTIIGSLPNLQVLKLRNYACIGNFWETYEGEFRELRLLLIDQSDLVYWRAEASHFPRLECLMLRECSGLHEIPSNLGYIPTLKLIEVDDKSSNYLLRKAKLMEQTREMFRTNSWDMFPINSFQVRVKRSALFETRYM, encoded by the coding sequence ATGGCTTATGAAGCTCTTGATACCCTGCTTCAAACCTTAGATCATATCCTAAAGCACGGCGATGATCCCGTCATCACTCACTCCGTAAAACAAGAAATTTTATCCATCCGCATCCAAGCTGTTGTCCTGCAGTTGAATCTCAAACATTATCCAAATACAGAAACAATCAGAGATGCAGCAAGTACAACACATGAGATTATTGAATTTCTCTTTTCTGAAGAAACTAGCACAACTGGAGTCAGACTTGCAAGCGGGCTGAGGAAACTAGCACAAAGACTGGAGTCAACCGTTGAAGATGTAGTGGATTACATCAAGGGAAGCGACTCAATCAGCAGTGTAATTGATTCCCCTGATGTTAGTTCATCATCAAGATCAGCAATCACAAGAAGCAAAGATGACAAGGTGATTGGTTTCGAAGAAGATGTGAAAGATATCAAGGATCAGCTTCGCAAAAGATCATCCAGACTACAGGTCCTCCCAATTGTTGGAACCGGCGGCATTGGTAAGACCACACTTGCTAAAATTGTTTATAATCATGCATCGGTAATGAAAAATTTTGATACTTGTGCTTGGGTCACAATATCACAAGATCATAGTGTAGAACGCATTGTTCTAAATCTTCTAGCTTCCATGAAAGGAATTTCAGTAGTAAGAGATGCTGAGAGTGACATTCCGATGGAAACCTTAATTTTCGAGTACCTAATGGGTCAGAGGTATCTCATTGTAATGGACGACATATGGAGTAAGAAAGCTTGGGATGATGTCAAGATATTGTTTCCTGATGCCGGTAATGGCAGTCAGATCATAGTCACCACAAGGCTGCAGGATGTGGCTGCTTATGTCGACTCTTCTAACTCCATTCATACTATGAGGTTGTTGGATTCACATCAGAGTTGGAATTTGCTAAAGGAGAAGGTGTTCGGATATAATGACATTCCTATTGAATTGGAAGACATTGGGTTCAAAATTGCTAAAAATTGTGGAGGGTTGCCCCTTTCAATCGTGGTGGCAGCAGGACTTCTATCTAAGATTCCAATTCATAATCGAGACTCGTGGAAGCAAATTGCTGCAAACAGCGGGCAGCTTGAAACAATAATTTGTTTGAGCTATACCCATTTACCCAATCACTCGAAGCCATGTCTTTTATATATGGCTGGCTTTCCAGAAGATTATGAGATTCGTGTCTCAGAACTTATTCACCTTTGGATATCCGAAGGTTTTGTAACACTTTCAAATGGATCTAAAAGCTTGGAAGAGGAGGCCGAAGATTTTATCGAGGATCTTGTCGAAAGAAGTTTAGTTTTGGTCACCAACAGGAAGTTTGATGGCAAACTAAAGAGTTGCAGCATTCATGATATTGTGCGGGAATTTCTCGTAAGGCAGGCTGCAAAAGAGAAAGTGATTCTTTCTGTTATGGATTACTTACCTACTCCTATCCTGCGAAAGCATTTTGTTCCACGTCTCATAAAAGGTCATCATAGCATAAGTGCTAGTTCGTATGATCTGCATCTCAAAGACTATGTGCATAGCTCACACATACGTACCATAATATGTATTCCGAAGAAAGGGCATAGATCTGAGGGAGTTGTAGAGAAGTTTAGTTCGCTGAGGGTCCTTCATGTTTTACGTAGAAACAATCATTGGGATTGGGAGGCAGGTCAAGTCTTCGATTTGGTTCATTTATCTTACCTTGCTTCCAACATCCCCAATAGTATTGTTCCTTCAACCATATCAAAGCTTCAGAATCTTcaaactttaattatttatagatcAGATGTTGGTTTGCCCATGGGGATTTGGAGGTTGCGACAATTAAGACATCTTATTGCCTTCTCATTTCAACCCTTACCCAACCCTGAAGGAGAAAACAATCCCCTAGAGAACTTGCAGGAACTTTCACTGGCAACGGACTTGGTGTGCAGTAAGAGAATGGTGGAAATGATTCCGAACATTAAAAAGCTGGGAATATGTTACTCCGTGGGGAAGTTTGATGCGGATGGGGGCTATCGCCTCAACAATCTTAAATATCTATGTCAACTTGAGAAATTGAAACTGGAGATCCATGCAGATTTTTCATGTATAGAACTGGAATTGGAGATGCGTGTACGTGGGGATTTTTTATTTAGAGGCATAAACTTTCCTCTACAACTGAGAAGGTTAACCTTGAGTGGTTGGAGACTTTCTTGGAGTGATATGACCATCATCGGTTCATTACCTAATCTTCAAGTGCTTAAACTACGAAACTATGCTTGCATAGGCAATTTCTGGGAAACATATGAGGGTGAATTTCGTGAGCTGAGACTCTTGCTAATTGACCAATCAGATTTGGTGTATTGGAGAGCTGAAGCTAGCCACTTCCCAAGACTCGAGTGCCTAATGCTTCGTGAGTGCAGTGGTCTACATGAGATTCCAAGTAATTTAGGATATATTCCAACACTTAAACTGATTGAGGTTGACGATAAGTCGTCCAACTATCTTTTGAGAAAGGCAAAATTGATGGAACAGACCCGGGAGATGTTCCGCACTAATAGCTGGGATATGTTCCCCATTAATAGTTTTCAAGTTCGTGTGAAGCGGTCCGCTCTTTTTGAGACTAGATATAtgtaa